GTCGTCCTGTTCGGCTTCGTGCTGACGCCGATCACCTCGTACATTGACGCCCGCATGATCGGCCTGACGGGCCAGTGGGTCGGCATCCCGATGGTGCGCGAAGCCTCCATCATCTTCAGCCACTACAAGGGCGCCGACATCTGGTATGCGCCCATCCCCTACTCCAATGTAGGCGGCATGGCGCAGAGCTTCCGTGTGGTGGAGCTGACCGGTACGCGCTTCCCCGACCTCATCAAGGCCGAGTTGCTGATCTGGCCGATCACGGTCTTCTGCAGCCTGCTGTTCTGGCAGTTCATCTGGCGGCTGGCGCCGATCCCCTCCGTCTACTACCCCTACGCGCAGAAGATGTGGCCGCTGCTGGCGCTCCAGCGCGTGGTGTGGATGACGGCCAACCAGGACCCGGAGCACAGCCTGTTCTTCAAGGCCTGGGACACCAACCGGGCCATCGGCGGGTTCGTGTTCGCGATCGTGACCTACTTCTCCCTGGCGCGCTTCCGCCTCCCGACCATGCTCATCTGGGGCATCGTGCGTGGCCTAAGCACCATCCCGCACGGAATTTTCCCCGAGATGGCGGGGGCGCTCATCAGCCAGTTCTACTTCGTCCCGCGCTTCGGCGCCAGGCGCTGGAAGCAGTATGCGACCGTTCTCATGGCCGGCTACGCCTGCGGCATGGGGCTCATCGGCATGGGCACCGTGGCCATAGCGATGGTGAGCAAATCGGTGTCGCAGATGCCCTACTGACGCGGGCCGGCCCCGGCCGGCCTCTCCACGCACAACCGGCAACCCGCCTCATTCGAGGCGGGTTGTTCGCTTCTCCCGGGGAGCTGTGCAGGAAATCCGGCCGGCGCAAGCGAACCACTACCAGTGCGGTAAGTACACGACAATGCAACAGCGGAGGCTATGATGGAACGGCGAGGTTTCACACTCATTGAGCTGCTCGTGGTCATCGCGATCATCGCCATCCTGGCGGCGATCCTCTTCCCTGTCTTCGCCAAGGCCCGTGAGAAGGCGCGGCAATCGTCCTGTCTATCGAACTTCAAACAGATCGGGCTGGCCATCTTGCAGTACGCCCAGGACTACGACGAGAAGATGGTGAACGAGTGGTACGACGCGGCCGCGCCGTTCCCCTGGGAGTGGTGCAACACCGGCGACTACACCAACTACCAGGACTACGTCATGCCGTACATCAAGAACTCGCAGGTGTTCATCTGCCCCTCATCCTCGCGCACGGCCGAGGCCGCCACGGCCTATAACACGTACATGCACGGCGGTCGCGCCATGGGCACCATCCAGTACCCGGCGTACGTGCTGCTCATCCTCGACTCCACCTGGGAGTGGATGCAGACCAACACCACCGCCGAGGGCAACCGCGCCGAGTCCCGCCACAACGACGGCTTCAACGTCTGCTTCATGGATGGCCATGCCAAGTGGCAGAAGCGGTCGCAGATGAAGATGGACCAGATTGACCCCGCGCAGTCGGCCACGCCGTGGCCGTGAGGCGCTCCCGGCGGCACCGCCCGCACCACGCACCACACGCAACCCGCCTCGGCTGAGGCGGGTTGCGTTCTTGTTGCGGGGCCGGCAGGCAGGAACGGCGGCCAGCCCAGCGAACTATGGTCTGACCTCGCAGGCGCACAACCACACCACGCGGGAGGCTGCAATGAGAGACAGAGGTTTCACGCTGATTGAGTTGTTGGTCGTCATCGCGATCATCGCCATCCTGGCGGCGATCCTCTTCCCCGTCTTCGCCAAAGCCCGGGAGAAGGCCCGTCAGACCTCGTGCCTGAGCAACCTGCGTCAACTGGGCAACGGGGTCATGATGTACATCCAGGACTACGACGAGAAGTTCCCCTGCCCGGTCGGCTACTGGCGCGACACCTACCCCACCAACTGGACCTGGTTCCAGGCCATCCAGCCGTATGCCAAGAATGACCAGGTCTTCCTGTGCCCCAGCGCCAATGCCACCACCATGAACGGGGGCTTTCCCACCAACTACGAGTTCAACCGCATGTGCGACATCCGCGCTTCCACGGGGCTGGCGCTGGCCCAGGTCGTGGCTCCCGCCGAGACGCTGATGATGTGGGATGGCACGTACATCTCGGACTACTACGGCGTGGCCCCCTACCGCTGGTACGGCTTGTGGACCGCCAACCGCCACAACAGCGGCGCCAACTATGGCTTCATGGATGGCCATGCCAAGTGGCTGTCGCAGAACGCGTGGTACTGGGCCGACCCGATCAACGCACCCTCGTAGCCGGCCGCCGGGCTGGTGACGTTTGCTTGAACCCCTCTGCCCCCGGGAAGAGGGGGCTGTCTTTGCGCGCAGGGAGGGAAGCCGACCGCCGGGTCGAATAGGCAACAACGCCGTACCCGACCAACAGTCTACGAGGGAGGCCGCATCCCATGCCCAAAGCCGCCAAGCCCCAGACGCGCGCCGAAGTCATCGAGTGGTTCAAGGACGTCAAGTTCGGTCTGTTCATCCACTGGGGCGTGTATGCCCTGCTCGGGAAGGGCGAGTGGATCCGCAACGTGGGGCACATCCCCGAAGAGGAGTACCAGAAGCTGCCCCCCAAGTTCAACCCGACCAAGTACGACCCGGAGGAGTGGGCCAAGCTGGCCAAGCTGGCGGGGGTGAAGTACGCGGTCTTCACGACCAAGCACCACGACGGCTTCTGCATGTGGGATACGAAGACCACCGACTACAAGGTGACCAACACGCCCTACGGCAAGGACGTGCTGGCGATGTACCACAAGGCCTTCGAGAAGCAAGGGATCCGCGCCGGGTACTACTTCTCGATCATGGACTGGCACCATCCGGACTACCTGCCCCGCCTGGAGTGGGAGAAGGAGAGCCGCCCCGAGGGCGACGCCAGCCTGCCCCGGTTCGTCAAGTACATGCAGGACCAGATCAAGGAGATCGTCTCCCGCGATCCGTTCGTGCTCTGGTACGACGGCGGGTGGATGAACGCCCCGGACGCCTACGCGGCCGCCGAGACGAACGCCATGGCCCGCAAGCTCAACCCGGACATCCTCATCAACGACCGGGCCTTCACCAAGGAAGACCTGACCACCCCCGAGCAGCGCATCCCGCCCACGGGCATGAAGGACGAGAACGGCAACCCGCTGCTATGGGAAGCCTGTATCACCATGACCGGCCACTGGTGGGGCTACGACAAGTATGAGAAGAACTACAAGACCTCCGAGTACCTGATCCGCATGCTCGTGGACATCGTGTCCAAGGGCGGCAACCTGCTGCTGAACATCGGCCCCAAGCCCGACGGCACGATCCAGAAGGAGTTCGTGGATCGCCTGCGCGCCATCGGCAAGTGGATGGACAGGTACTCCGAGGCCATCTACGGCACCACGGCGAGTCCGTTCAACCTCCTGCCCTTCTACGGCCGCGTCACCACCAAGGGCGACAAGCTGTACGTGCATGTCTTCGAGTGGCCGGCAGACCTGACGGTGCGGCTGCCGAACCTGGGCAATGTGGTCAAGAAGGCCTACCTGCTGGAGCAGGGCAAGCCCGCCCTGGAGGCTGTCCGCGACGGCGCAGACTGGCTCATCAAGCTGCCGAAGAAGGCCCCGGACAAGGTGGCCTCGGTGCTCGTGGTGCAACTCGACGGCGCGCCGCAGGTGGAGCCCGTCGTCGTCGGCCCGGACGCCAAGGGCGTCGTCAGCCTGCCGGCGCTGTACGGCCTGCTGGAAGGCCCGCACGGTCAGCGCATTCGCTACGAGAGCTGTGACGGGATCATCCACGCCGGCAACTGGATCCGCCCGCCCGACAGCATCGAGTGGGAGTTCACGCTCCCGAAGGCCGGTGTGTACAACGTGGTCCTCGACGCCGCCGCGGAGCAGGGCGGCAGCGAAGTGGAGCTGTTCGTCAACGGCAAGACGGCGGCCCGCATGGCGCCCAATGGCGTGCCGTTCAGCAGCGGCGACGGCAGCATCGTCGGCGCGGCGGCGCAGGTCATCAAGGTCTCGGGCACCGGCGGGGCCTTCAAGCACAAGACCGTGGGCAGCATCAAGCTGAAGAAGGGCCCCAACAAGATCAAGTTCGTGCTCAAGACCGTGAAGGGCGAGAAGGCCATGGACCTGCGGGGCGTGGCGCTCAAGCCGGTGAAGTCGTAGGAGAGGAGGCTATGGGATGCCATGGCAGAACGAGCTGTACTTCGGGGACAACCTTGCTGTCCTGCGGGAGTACATTGCGTCGGCCTCCGTGGACTTGGTGTATCTCGACCCGCCGTTCAACAGCCAGGCGAAGTACAACGTGCTCTTCGAGGAGCGGGACGGAACGGCGCCAGCCGCCCAGATCACGGCCTTTGAGGACTTCTGGCGCTGGGACATGGAAGCTGAGAGGACGTACCGCGAGTTGATGACCGCGGGGCCCGGCAAGCTGGCCGATCTCCTGGCGGCCCTGCGCGGTTTTCTGGGCCAGAACGACATGATGGCCTATCTCACGATGATGGCGGTCCGCCTCGTCGAGTTGCACCGTGTGCTGAAGCCCGAGGGCAGCATCTACCTGCACTGCGACCCGACGGCCAGTCACTACCTCAAGGCGCTGATGGACGCGGTCTTCGGCGGACGCAACTTCGTCAACGAGATCATCTGGCACTACCGCAAGTGGCCCACGGGCAAGTACAGCTTCCAGCGCAACCATGACGTGATCCTGTTCTACGCGCGGACAGCGACCCGGAACCGCACCTTCAACCAGCTCTACATGGACCGCGCTGCCTCAACCCTCAAACGGTTCGGGACGGCGAAGATCATGTCCGGGCACACCGAGGAAGGCCGGCGTGTCCCCTCCGAGATGGCCGAGGAGGAATCGCTGGGAGTGCGTCGTGACGATGTGTGGGACATCGGCCGCGTGCCGCCGATCAAGCAGCTATTCCCGACGCAGAAACCGGATGAACTGCTAGACCGCATCATCGAGGCCAGCAGCAATGAGGGTGATGTGGTGCTTGATCCCTTCTGCGGCTGCGGCACGACCATCTGCTCGGCGGAGCGTCTGCATCGGCGGTGGCAGGGCATTGACATCACACACCTGGCCATCGCCCTGATCAAGAACCGTCTGCAGGACACGTTCCGGCAGGAGCTGAGCCCCTATCGGGTCATCGGCGAGCCACGCGACCTGACGAGCGCGGACTTCCTGGCGACACAGAACCGCCATCAGTTCCAGTACTGGGCACTGAGCCTCGTCGGCGCGCGCCCGGCCGCCGAGGCCCGCAAGCGGGGAGCGGACCACGGCATAGATGGCGTCATCCGCTTCTTCGATGATGGCTCGGGGGCGGCCCGACGCGTCCTCCTGCAGGTCAAGAGCGGGCACGTCTCAGTGCGCGATGTACGCGAACTCAAGGGCGTCATGGAGCGCGAAGACGCGGAGATGGGCGCCCTGATCACACTGGAAGAGCCGACGGCCCCAATGCGTGCCGAGGCGGCGGCGGCAGGGTTCTACGAACCCCCGGCGCTCCTGCCGCCGGTCGCCCGCCTGCAACTGCTCACCATACGCGAACTGCTCGCCGGTCAGGAACTCGACTACCCGCGAGTAGCGCCGGCGACCTTCAAGCGTGCCGATCGGCAGCACAAGGCCCGCCGCAAGGCCACGCGCAACGAGGACTGAGCCGCACCAATGCGGAAGTTAGGGCGCGCACGGCAGTCGCCGTGCGCGCTCGTCGTTCTTGACCCCGGGAGGTGGGCAGGATGCGCTGTCTCACGACCTGCGCGGCCCTGCTGCTCGTGACGGCCGCCTTCGCCCAGAACCTCGCCCCCAACCCCGGGGCGGAAGGTGCGGACGGCAAGTTCCCGGGCTTTGCCAGGTACACCGGGGCCGGCGTGGCCACCGTGGCCTCGTCGGTGGCCGAGAAGCACTCCGGCCAGGGCTGCGCCTGCCTCGACGTGACCGGCTGGTACCACCGCCCCACGGAAAGCGACACCCCGGCCAACCACACGGTCAACGTGGCGCTGGTGCTGGCCGACAACGACGGCTTCACCGGCAAGGGGGCGCTGCCCGGGCAGGCGGGGGAACTGTACGCTGTCTCCTTCTGGTACAAGGGCGACCTGCCGGCGGCGACGGTGCGCGGGATGGCCTGGCCCGGCCCGGAAAGTCAGTCGGCTGACCGCGTGCAGATCCCCGGCTTGGCCGAGACGATCGTCCCCGGCCCGCAGTGGCGGCCCTTCGGCGCCACCTTCCGCCTGCCCGCCAACGCCCCCTACTTCGCGATCCAGATCAACGCCACGGGCCTGGAGAAGGACGGCTACCGGCTGGGCAAGGTGTTCGTGGATGATGTGCGGATCAGCGTCAAGTCGTGGCCCGATGGCGAGATGCGGGCGGTGTGGTGGTGGGGGCCGAAAGAGCGGGCGGATCGCGAGAGGTGCCTAGCGGAGTCCACGGCCATGCTCGACCGCCTGAAGGCCACCGGCTTCAACACGATCCTGCTGTCGGTCAACTCGCTGGTCCTGGCGGCGGTGGACCGCCCCGAGCTACGCGACAGGGCGCCCGGCGCGGACTGGGACTGGTACGGCGAGGTCGTGAAGCTCGCGACGGCCCGCGGCCTGCAGGTTCACGCCTGGTACGCGCCGTGGACGTACAAGCGCGCCTACAGCTCCGTGGAACAGATTGACCATCCCGACTGGAAGGCCGTGTACGCGGGGGGCCGCGCCGCCGAGGACGCCATCTGCTTCGTGCGGCCCGAGAGCCGCCAGTACCAGCTCGACCTGCTGCGGCGGGCGCTGGAGCGCTACCCCGACCTGGCGGGCCTGCACATCGAGGAGCCCGGGCATCCCACCTGTCACTGCGGGTACTGCGCGAAGCTGGCGCAGGAGTGGCTGGGGCTGGACATCGTGGCTGATCCGGCGGGGACGGAGGCCTCACTACGCAACCTGGCGGCCTTCATGAACGGCGACTTCTTCGCGCGCCTGCGGGGGATGGTCAACGCGATGCGGCCCGAGGTGTGGCTGTCGGCGAACGGCTCGGCCGGGGCCAACCCCGACTGGAGCATCGCGCGCGACTGGCCCACCTGGTCGCGCCGGGGCTACATTGACTTCTACATCCCGCAGATCTACACCGAGGACGTGGCGCGGTTCGGGCGGCTACTCGGCGACACGCAGGGGGTGCTGGGCGGCGGCACGATGGTGGCGGGGATGGCGGTCAGTTGGACCGGCATCTACCCGCGGCGTCAGGACCCGCAGAACATCGTGGCGGAGATCAAGGCCGCGCGACAGGCTGGAGCGAAGGGGTTCTGCGTCTTCCGCGCCGCGCTGTTCGAGGCGCCCCACTGGCAGGCGCTGGGGGAGGTCATACGCGAGAAGTAGGCAGGACCGGCCGAGGCCACCGCTAGCCGGCCGGCCACATGAACAGCACGAAGGCGGCGATGATGCCCAGCAGGCCGCCGATGAGTACTTCCAGGGGCGAGTGAATGCGCGCCTGGATGCGCGACTGCGACACCAGCAGCGCCAGAGCCAGCGCCAGCGCCGTGACCGCCAGATCGTGGGTCACGATGGCGATGGCGGTGGCGATGAGGAAGCCGAAGGCGGTGTGGCCGGAGATCATGCCGCCGCGCCACAGCGTCCCCCGCCGCGTCGCCCACTTCACGTACGTGATCGAGACGCTCAGCACCAGCAGACCGATGACGACCAGCTCAATGACTGACGCGGTCGGCCACACACGCTGGGCCGGCACGTTGCGGATGATCTGGGCCAGCCGGGGGTTGCTGGCGAAGACGAGGACACCCACGGTGACGGAGTAGACCGCGGCCAGCAGCACCGCGCCGGCCGCCACGTCCTTGGCCACCTTGGCGCGCGGGTCGTACCCGTCGGTGCTCAGGTTGATGGCGTATTCCACCGCGGTGTTGATCATCTCGGCGATCAGCACCAGCACCATCGCGGTGAGCAGTTCCAGCAGGTCGCCCTGAGGCACGCGCAGTCCCCAGGCGCCCAGCAACACCAGCGCCATGATCGCGAAGTGCACGCGCATGTGCCGCTGGGTGGCGAAGCAGAACGTCAGCCCCTCCCACGCGAAGCCGAAGCTGCGCAGGACGGACTTGCGGTCGGGCGTAACGGCCGGCCCAACGGCCGGCCGATCGTTGTCAGGAGTCTCCGAGGATTTCATGTTGCCGCTCGATCATGCGCTGCCGATCCGCCGGATCGGTGTCGTCCCAGCCACATACGTGCAAGACGCCATGCGCGACCAGAAAACGTAGCTCCTCGTGCAGGGAGTGCCCCCATTCGTCCGCCTGTCGCGCCGCTGTGTCCACCGAGACGATGACCTCGCCCTCCGCCTCTTCCGCCTCGAAGGCGATGACGTCGGTGGGGCCCTCGCGCCCCAGCAGGCGCCGGTTCAGCGCGCCGATTCGTTCATCATCTACCAGCGCCAGACTGAGGACATCTAGTTCCGCGCCCTCGGTGTCCAGCACCCGTCGCGCCGCCTCCACCAGAGCCTCGGTGTCCACCGCCTGCCCGCTCAGGTTGCGCACCTCGATCTCAGTCGGCAATCCGGACGCGCTCCGCTTCTTCGGGCTCCGACTCCGGCTCGGGCGCCGGCGCCGGAGTGGCGTGCCGCGGCGCCTCGGACGGGTACGCCAGGCGCTGGTGGAACATCCCGGCCAGGGTGTTGACGAAGCTCTCCTTGACGATGGTGATGTCCTTGAAGGTCAGGGGCGACTCGTCGAGCTGGCCGTCGGCGATGCGGGCCTCCACCAGGCGGTCTACGAGGGCCTCGATGCGGGGGCGCGTCGGCTCCTCCAGCGTGCGGGCCGCCGCCTCCACGGTGTCCGCCAGCATGATGATGGCGTTCTCCTTGGTCTGCGGCTTGGGCCCCGGGTAGCGATAGTCGCTCTCGCGCACCTGCTCGCCGTTGGTCGCCTCGGCCTGGGCGCGCTGGTACATGAACGACACGAGCGAGGTGCCGTGATGCTGCGCGATGACACTGCCGACGATCGGCGGCAGCCGCATCTCGGCGGCCAGCTCCTGCCCCTCTTTGACATGCGACATGAGGACCAGGGCGCTCAGGTGCGGCGACAGGCGCTCATGGGGGTTCTCGGCGCCGAACTGGTTCTCGACGAAGAAGTATGAGCGCTTGAGCTTGCCGATATCGTGGTACATGCACGCGGTGCGTGTCAGGATCGGGTCGGCGCCGACGGCGGCTGCCGCCGGTTCGGCGATGTTGGCGACCATCACTGACGACTGGTACGAGCCGGGCGCCTCGGTCAGCAGACGCTTGAGCAGCGGCTCATTGGGGTTCTGCAGCTCCAGCAGTCGCAGCGAGGTGGTGAGGCCCAGTGGGCGCTCGATGCCGCTGATGACCCCCGCCGCCACAATCGCCGCCAGGAAGCCGCCCACGCCGATGAACCCCAGCTCCTTGCCGCTGACCAGGAAGCCGAAGACGTAGGCGTTCAGCAGCGTCAGCAGCACGTTGGTGACGGCGGTGAGGATGGCCGCGCGGGCAATAGTGCTCGACCGGCTCTCGCGGGCCCGCACGTAGTGACTGGCCAGCAGCGCCGCCAGCGTCGCCGTCAGTAGCAGGTGCGCCTCGGAGATCGGCGAGGCCAGGGACACCAGGGAGCCCAGGAAGATCGCGCAGGCGCTCCCGGCGATCGGCCGGGCCGCCAGCGACAGGAAGATGCCCGCCGCGCTGACCACCGAGATCCCGAAGGCCTCGAACCACGTCATGCCGCGCGACAGGCCGAACAGCCCGGCCACGACGATGAGGGTGACGCAGATCACCAGGAAGAGCTGGTCATCGGCCCACACTTCGTTGGCGAAGCGGCGGATGAACAGCATGGTCGCGGCCATCAGCAACACCAGCACGCCCAGGAGGCTGAGGGCCTGCAGGATGTCCACCGAGGGCTGCATGAGCCCCAGCGCCGTGAACATCGCCATGTGCCGTTCGGTGACCTTCTCGTCCCGGGCGATCACAATGTCCCCGGGCTGCAACTGCCGCCGCACCTCCGCCACACTGCGCTCGGCCTCCGCGCGCTTGGCGGCCGTCGTCTCGGGGTTGTAGACCCAGTTGGGCTGGAGGGCGAGCTGCTCGATCTCGACCAGCAGGCGCTGGTAGCTCTGGCTCAGGCCGAGCGTCTTGGCCCGTTCGGCCAGAGCCGTTTGCGCCTTGCTCAGTTCCTCGCCGGTGCCGTGGATGGGCCGCTCCATGGCCTGGCGCACTTCGTCGGCCGCCAGCCCCTCCACCCGCTGCAGCGCGCGGGGGGTGGCCTCCAGCAGCAGCCCCCGCGAGGCGTCGGAGAGCTGAATGTCCAGGTGGTCACGCAGTGCCGTCATCCGGTCGGTGAGGTTGGGGTCGTTGCGCACGTCGCGGGTCTGCAGGAAGATGTCGTGGACTGTCTCGACCGCGCGCGCCGGGGCGTCGGCATCACGCGTGTACTGCATCGGCACTGCCGCCGCCGCCTCGTCGCGGAGTTGCTGCGTGGCCTGGTCGTCGGTGTACGCAGTGGCGCGGTTGGCCTTGATGGTGTGGGTGGCTGTGTCGCCGACCTGATAGCTCACCTGCTCGGGGCGCAGGCGCGCCATCAGCAGCAGGAATACCAGGAGCGTGGTCAGCACGGCCACGAGCATACGTCTTGCTCGCCGCTGCGTGACCGCCAGGTTGTGAGGCCGCCGATGGGGCCGGCCGCTGCGCGTTCGTGGCATGTTGTGTGAGTGCCGCCTGCCTGCCCGCCGTTACCGCGTCTGGCCGCTCGCCGCCTCATAGGCCTGGACGATGCGCTGCACCAGGTCATGGCGGACGATGTCGGCTTCGCCCAGGCGGCAGATCTCAATCTCCGGTATGTCGCTCAGGAGGCGCAGGCCGTGGCGTAGGCCCGATTCCTGCCCCTCCGGCAAGTCGCTCTGTGTCACGTCGCCGGTGACGATCATGCGCGAGCCCAGCCCCAGCCGCGTCAGGGCCATCTTCATCTGCGGTGGCGTCGTGTTCTGCGCCTCGTCGAGCACCAGGAAGGCGTCGTTAATGGTGCGCCCGCGCATGTAGGCCAGCGGCACGACCTCGATGGTCCCGCGCTGCCGGTGGCGCGCCAGCTTGTCGGCCCCGATGATGTCCTGCAGCGCGTCGTACAGCGGCCGCAGGTACGGGTCCACCTTCTCCAGGATGTCGCCGGGCAGGAAGCCCAGGCGTTCGCCGGCCTCGATAATGGGCCGCGTCAGGACGATGCGGCTGACCTGCTTGTCCCGCAGGGCCGCCAGCGCCAGCGCCATGGCCAGATAGGTCTTGCCCGTCCCGGCCGGCCCGACGCAGAACACCAGCGAACTGCGCCGCGCCGCCTGGATGAAGCGCCCCTGCCCGGGCGTCTTGGCCCGCACGGGCGCGCCGCGCTGGGTGATGATGATCGGCTCGGTCAGCAGCGCCGCCACATCTGCCCCGTCTTCGCGCTGCACGGCCCGCAGGGCATAGCGCACGTCCGCCGCGGCCAACTCCCGGCCCTGGCGCAGCAGGGCCAACATGCCCCGCAGCACCTGCTCTGCCGCCCGGGCCTGCCCGGCCTCGCCGCAGATGGCGATGACGCCGCTGCCGGGACGCAGAGTTGCGCCGGTGCTCTCCTGGATCATCCGCAGATACAGGTCCTGCTGCCCCAGCACCTCGCGCAGCTCGTCGCCGACGACCTCGACCTCGCAGCGGACCTCCGGTTGTGGCGCGTCAGACGCGACGATCTCGCCCGCCTCCAGACACACAGACACACGTGGGCCCGTGCTCTGGGCCCTGGGAATGGGAGAATCATACCGCGAGGGGGAGGGGAAGGCAAGGATGAAGTATGCGGGACGAGCCATGGACGAGGGACGGAGAGGGTGGGAGGGCGGGCCGCTCCCCCTACCCCTCCGCTTCCCCGGCCAGTTTCTCGCCCCATGCCTCGACCGTCATGACCTTCGCGAAGCGGCTGGCCTGCACGACCAGCGCCGCCCGGTGGAGTTCCTCCGCAGTGACGCTGCCCGCGTCGTTGCTGAAAGCGTGGGTGCCGGTGGCGTCGCTGAGGAACTCCACGGCGAAGCCGAGATGCACCGCCTGGCGGCTGGTGGTGTCACAGCACATCTGCGTCATCCAGCCGCAGATGACCACCGTGCCAATCCCCCGCTCCCGCAGCCATGCCTCGAGGTTCGTGCCCGTGAAACTTCCCGGCAGGCCCTTCTCGATGACGATATCGTGCGGACGGGACAGGACCTCATTGGGGATCTCCCAGCCCGGCGTCCCCTTGCAGAAGAGGGGCACGGGCGGGAGGAAGGTCTGCTGGATCAGCACGATGGGGACGCCGTGCTCATGGGCCACGTCCATCGCCCGCTGAATGCCCTCGAAGCTCCCGGCGGGATGAGTGATCTCGTGGAAGCCGGAGAAGTAGTCGTTCTGAACATCAATGACGAGCAGCGCACGGTTCATTGGGTCAAGGCAACTCCTGACGTTAGTGTGTGGTCGTCCTCACCGCCGGCGACGCGGGGCGTGGCCTCGCCCGGCCCTTCCCCGCTCCCCCATTCATCACTCAGCATTCATCGTTCATCACTGCCGCTCAATCGCCATCGCCATGCCCATGCCGCCGCCGATGCAGAGGGTGGCGAGGCCGAGCTTCAGGTCGCGCCGCTCCATCTCGTACAGCAGGGAGCACACGATGCGCGCGCCGGTGGCGCCGATGGGGTGGCCCAGGGCGATCCCGCTGCCGTTCACATTGACACGCTCCTCGTCCAGCCCGAGCTCGCGCACTACGGCCACGGCCTGCACGGCAAAGGCCTCGTTCAGCTCCACCAGCTCGAAGTCGCCGACGCTCAAGTCGAGCTTGTCGCAGAGCTTCTTGACCGCGTCAATGGGCCCCAGCCCCATGACCTCCGGCTCGATCCCGGCGCAGGCGCTGCCCAGGATGACCGCACGGGGCTGCCAGCCATGCTGTGCCGCGGCGGCCTCGGAGGCGACCAGGCAGGCCGCCGCGCCATCGTTGATCCCCGAGGCGTTCCCGGCGGTGATGCAGCCATCGGGCTTGAAGGCCGGCTTGAGGCCCGCCAGCGCTTCCATGGAGGTCTGGCGGGGGTGCTCATCAGTCGTGAGCGGCTCGTCCTTCTTGCGGGGGACAGGGATGATCTCATCCACGAACTTCCCGGCCGCGATGGCCGCCGCGGCCTTCTCCTGGCTGCGCAGCGCCCAGGCATCCATCTCCTGCCGGGTGATGCCCGTCCGCGCGGCGATCTCCTCGGCGGTCAGGCCCATGCCCATGCCGGTCACCGAGCAGGTCAGGCCATCCATGACCCCGTCAGTCATCTCGGCGTTGAAGAGCTTGTGCCCCCAGCGCATGTCCTTGACGTAGTAGGGCACGTTGCTCATGCTCTCGGCCCCGCCGGCGAGGTACACCTCGCCCTCCCCCAGCAGGATGCCCTGCCGCGCCATGTCGAGGGCCTTCATCCCCGAGGCGCACGCGATGTTGATGGTGCTGGCGCACACGGAGTGTGGCAGCCCCGCCCGCATGGCCGCCATGCGCCCCAGGTTCACGCCGGAGCCGCCCTGGAGGACCTGACCGAGGATGACCTCGGCCACGGCCTCGCCCAGAACGCTGTTGCGCTCGGTGAGAGCCTGCAGGACGATGGCGGCCAGATCGGCTGCAGAGTGCTGCATGAGACCTCCGCCGAAGCGGCCGATGGGGGTGCGCACGGCGTCAATGAGGCAGGCGCGGGGCATGATGGGCTCCCTGTCTGTCGGGGTTGGCGGGACGGGGAGGCATTTCGGCGAGGCGGCGGGGAGTCCTTCTCGGTGGGGCTGGCCGGCGCGAGGCGAGCTTGACGCCGGCAAACGGACGAGCCACCTGCAGCGCAGGTGGCTTGTCCGTAAGCGGAGTACGCCCTGGATGTGT
This is a stretch of genomic DNA from bacterium. It encodes these proteins:
- a CDS encoding DUF1559 domain-containing protein, which gives rise to MERRGFTLIELLVVIAIIAILAAILFPVFAKAREKARQSSCLSNFKQIGLAILQYAQDYDEKMVNEWYDAAAPFPWEWCNTGDYTNYQDYVMPYIKNSQVFICPSSSRTAEAATAYNTYMHGGRAMGTIQYPAYVLLILDSTWEWMQTNTTAEGNRAESRHNDGFNVCFMDGHAKWQKRSQMKMDQIDPAQSATPWP
- a CDS encoding prepilin-type N-terminal cleavage/methylation domain-containing protein yields the protein MRDRGFTLIELLVVIAIIAILAAILFPVFAKAREKARQTSCLSNLRQLGNGVMMYIQDYDEKFPCPVGYWRDTYPTNWTWFQAIQPYAKNDQVFLCPSANATTMNGGFPTNYEFNRMCDIRASTGLALAQVVAPAETLMMWDGTYISDYYGVAPYRWYGLWTANRHNSGANYGFMDGHAKWLSQNAWYWADPINAPS
- a CDS encoding alpha-L-fucosidase, translating into MPKAAKPQTRAEVIEWFKDVKFGLFIHWGVYALLGKGEWIRNVGHIPEEEYQKLPPKFNPTKYDPEEWAKLAKLAGVKYAVFTTKHHDGFCMWDTKTTDYKVTNTPYGKDVLAMYHKAFEKQGIRAGYYFSIMDWHHPDYLPRLEWEKESRPEGDASLPRFVKYMQDQIKEIVSRDPFVLWYDGGWMNAPDAYAAAETNAMARKLNPDILINDRAFTKEDLTTPEQRIPPTGMKDENGNPLLWEACITMTGHWWGYDKYEKNYKTSEYLIRMLVDIVSKGGNLLLNIGPKPDGTIQKEFVDRLRAIGKWMDRYSEAIYGTTASPFNLLPFYGRVTTKGDKLYVHVFEWPADLTVRLPNLGNVVKKAYLLEQGKPALEAVRDGADWLIKLPKKAPDKVASVLVVQLDGAPQVEPVVVGPDAKGVVSLPALYGLLEGPHGQRIRYESCDGIIHAGNWIRPPDSIEWEFTLPKAGVYNVVLDAAAEQGGSEVELFVNGKTAARMAPNGVPFSSGDGSIVGAAAQVIKVSGTGGAFKHKTVGSIKLKKGPNKIKFVLKTVKGEKAMDLRGVALKPVKS
- a CDS encoding restriction endonuclease yields the protein MPWQNELYFGDNLAVLREYIASASVDLVYLDPPFNSQAKYNVLFEERDGTAPAAQITAFEDFWRWDMEAERTYRELMTAGPGKLADLLAALRGFLGQNDMMAYLTMMAVRLVELHRVLKPEGSIYLHCDPTASHYLKALMDAVFGGRNFVNEIIWHYRKWPTGKYSFQRNHDVILFYARTATRNRTFNQLYMDRAASTLKRFGTAKIMSGHTEEGRRVPSEMAEEESLGVRRDDVWDIGRVPPIKQLFPTQKPDELLDRIIEASSNEGDVVLDPFCGCGTTICSAERLHRRWQGIDITHLAIALIKNRLQDTFRQELSPYRVIGEPRDLTSADFLATQNRHQFQYWALSLVGARPAAEARKRGADHGIDGVIRFFDDGSGAARRVLLQVKSGHVSVRDVRELKGVMEREDAEMGALITLEEPTAPMRAEAAAAGFYEPPALLPPVARLQLLTIRELLAGQELDYPRVAPATFKRADRQHKARRKATRNED
- a CDS encoding family 10 glycosylhydrolase, whose amino-acid sequence is MRCLTTCAALLLVTAAFAQNLAPNPGAEGADGKFPGFARYTGAGVATVASSVAEKHSGQGCACLDVTGWYHRPTESDTPANHTVNVALVLADNDGFTGKGALPGQAGELYAVSFWYKGDLPAATVRGMAWPGPESQSADRVQIPGLAETIVPGPQWRPFGATFRLPANAPYFAIQINATGLEKDGYRLGKVFVDDVRISVKSWPDGEMRAVWWWGPKERADRERCLAESTAMLDRLKATGFNTILLSVNSLVLAAVDRPELRDRAPGADWDWYGEVVKLATARGLQVHAWYAPWTYKRAYSSVEQIDHPDWKAVYAGGRAAEDAICFVRPESRQYQLDLLRRALERYPDLAGLHIEEPGHPTCHCGYCAKLAQEWLGLDIVADPAGTEASLRNLAAFMNGDFFARLRGMVNAMRPEVWLSANGSAGANPDWSIARDWPTWSRRGYIDFYIPQIYTEDVARFGRLLGDTQGVLGGGTMVAGMAVSWTGIYPRRQDPQNIVAEIKAARQAGAKGFCVFRAALFEAPHWQALGEVIREK